From Pseudobythopirellula maris:
ATGAACAGCGCCATAAACAGCACGGCGCTCAGGAGCAGCAGGCTGTTGAACAACTTGTCGTGCAGCAGGTGCATGAAAATAAGCGCCACCAAGAGCGCTTTCACCGTGGCGATGCCGAGCGTGACCGGCATGTCCCAGGAGCCCAGGTCGACCATCGCCATCGCGCAGGTGAGGATCGTGAGCGCCACGAGCGCCACAAACGTGGCGACGAGCATGGCGGGGCTGGTGATGTGGTGATGGTGTGCGGCGGACATACGAGCGGTCAGCGGTCAGCGGTCAGCGGTCAGCAATGAAGCAAACAGCTGAAGGCTGAATGCTGAGTGCGGAACGCCTTCCTAGTGAATCAGGTACAAGAGCGGGAACAGGTAGATCCACACCAGGTCGACGATGTGCCAATACAGGCCGACGTACTCGACCGGGCCGTAGTACGAGGGGCCGAATTCGCCCGCCGCGCTGCGGCAGACGATCCAGGTGATGGCGATCATGCCGGCGATGATGTGCAGGGCGTGCACCCCGGTCATCACGAAGTAGATGCTGAAAAAGTTGCCGGCCGTGACGCCCTGCATAAGGGCGGGGGCGGCGGGCGAAACAACACCGGTCGCGACGTCGGAAACAGGGCCCTCGAGCGCGCCCGCTCCGCTGGAGTCGCCGTGCTCGGCAGTCTCCCCCTGGGCAGCGGCCTGGGCGTCGCCCAGCGGGTCGATCTCGCCGGGCGACCCGGTCGAATGCCCCACGTTGTCGAGCACTTCCGCGGCGTGCCCCTGTTCGGCGAGCCCTTCTTGCGAGTGGGCGGCGGCGTGCCCTCCGCCGTGCGTGGGCGCCTCGGTAGCGAGCGGCGTCATCGCCTTGGCGAGCACGATGCCCGCCCCCATGCTGAACAGGCTCACCCCGATCGAGGTGAGCAGCCAGCCGCGGACCGGTTTGCTGTGGATCCACAGGTAACCGACCACGGCGATCAAGGCGCCGAAGCCGAACGACGTGAAGGTGAGCGTCGGCAGCAGGTCGTGGAAGTAGTGCCCGCCGTGGGCGCCTTCGACGTGCGAATAGTCACCGGCCCAGTAGATGCCCTCGTCCCACTTGTGGGTGTACTCGACGGTCTTCACGCCCATGAAGAGCGCCGCGCAACCGAGCGTGAAGACGTGCGTCGCGATCAGCGTCTTCTGATCGCCCCGCATCACGGCCCGCACGCCCCAGGCGATCGCCAGGCTGCTCGCCAACAGCACGATCGTGTTCACGGCGCCGAGCGTGGTGTTCAGGTGGTGGTGCGCGTCAACGAACACCTCGGGGTGGTTGTAGCGGTACACCGTGTAGGCGGCGAACAACCCGGCGAAGAACAGCACTTCCTGGGCAAGGAACAGCCACATGCCGAGCTTGCCGGCCTGGAACTGCTGCTCCATGTCCTCGAAGTGGTGCGCTTGGGACGGGTGGTGCTCGTGCTCGTCGTGAGCGTCGTGCGCGGGTTCGAGAGTGGCGGTCGACATCGCTTGACTCGTAAGGTTCAACCGAGGCGGGCTCGGGAAGAATAACCGTCACCCAATCTCGCTAGCAACCAGCCGGGGCTGGTCGCGGGGCGTCGGGCAGAGACGGGGGATTACAGGTTGGTTGGTTTCTCTCAGGCTTCGGAAGGCTCGGACTCGGCGCCGGCCGGCACCTCGCCTCGCGCCAGGTCGGGCAGCACCTCGACGTAGCCCTCGATCTCCGGGTCGTACACAAAGTCGTCGTACACGTACGGGTCGCCGACCCACGGCGTGGTCTCAAAGTTGTGGTGCGTGGGCGGCGAGCAGGCCTTCCACTCCAGCGTGCCGGACCCCCACGGGTTGGCCGGCGCCTTCTTGCCCGCCAGGAGCGAGTGGATCAGCACCCCCAGGCAGAGGAACAGCCCGCAGCCCAAGACCACGAAGCCGGTCGTCGACATCTGGTGCAGCGACTGGAACTCGGGCTCGTAGCCGGCGTAGCGACGCGGCATGCCTTGCGTGCCGAGGATGAACTGCGGGAAGAACGTCAGGTTGAACCCGACGAACACCAGCAGGCAGGCGATCGAGGCGAAGAACTCGTTGTACATCTTGCCGAACATCTTCGGCCACCAGTAGTGCAGACCGGCGAGGAAGGCGATCAGCGTGCCGCCCATCATCACGTAGTGGAAGTGGGCCACCACGAAGTAGGTGTCGTGCAGGTGAACGTCGACCGACAAGGCGCCGAGGAACAGGCCCGTCAGGCCGCCGATCGTGAACAGGAACAAGAAAGACAACGCGTAGAGCATCGGCGTCTTCAGCACGATCGAGCCCTTGTACATCGTCGCGGTCCAGTTGAAGACCTTGATCGCCGACGGGATCGAGACGCTGAACGTCAGGGCGCTGAAGATCACCGCGGCCATCGGGCTCTCGGTGCTCGTGAACATGTGGTGGCCCCACACCAAGAAGCCCAACAGGGCGATCGCCACCGAGCTGTACGCGATGAACATGTAGCCGAAGATGTGCTTGCGGCAGAAGACCGGGATCACCTCGCTGATGATCGCCATGCCGGGCAGGATCATGATGTACACGGCCGGGTGCGAGTAGAACCAGAAGAAGTGCTGGTACAGCACCGGGTCGCCGCCCCGGGACGGGTCGAACACACCGATGCCGAGCGTCCGCTCGGCGATGAGCAGCAGCAGCGTGATCGCCAGCACCGGCGTGGCGAGGATCTGGATGATCGCCGTGGAGTAGATGCCCCACAGGAACAGCGGCATCTTGAACCAGGTCATCCCCTTCGGGCGCATCGTGTTGACGGTCACGACGAAGTTCAGGCCCGTGAAGATCGAGCTGAAGCCCAGGATGAACACGCCCATGGTGGCGGCGATCACCGCCGTGTTCGTGCTCGTGCTGTAGGGCGTGTAGAACGTCCACCCGGTGTCGAGCCCTGTGGTGAACAACGCGCCGACAAAGAACAACGCCCCAAAGCACCACAGGTAGAAGCTGCAGAGGTTCATCCGCGGGAAGGCGACGTCCTTCGCCCCCAGCATCATCGGCAGGAAGATGTTGCCCAAAGCCCCCGGGATGCTGGGGATAATGAACAAGAACGTCATGATGGCGCCGTGCAGCGTGAACGCCTGGTTGTAGCCGTCTTGGGCGCGCGTGACCGGGTCCTCGCCGTCGTTGGCGAGGAAGCCGAGCAGGTTCGGCTGGCCGTCCCACAGCTCCATGCGCACGAAGCCGGCCATGATCCCGCCGAGCAGGAAGGCCGTCATGATGCCGACCAAGTACATCACGCCGATCCGCTTGTGGTCGAGCGTGAAGGCCCACGACTTGACGACGTCCCAGATCGACTCGGCGCCCGGCGTGGTCAAGTAGCTGGGCCCCTGCGGCACCGGGACTCGGCGGCTGGGGTCGTTGTGGATGGTTTCGAGCAGCGTGTGCTCGCGAGATTGGGAGATCATGGCGGCGTCCTCAAAGGGACCGGTCGATACGCTGTGGTTGGTTGGTTCTGGCGTCTGCGGCGGCGGGCACGATCAGACGTCGGTTGCGGCGGCTTCGCCGTCGGTCGGAGCTTCGCCCTCTCCGCCTTCTTCGCCCTCGGCGGGCAGGTCGGGCCAAGCGTCGGGAGCTTGCTCGCCGCTAAGGCTCTTGATGTACCAGATGATCGCGTCGATCTCGCGCTCCTTCAGCTGGCCTTGGTAGCTCGGCATCACCGGCTTGAAGCCGGCCCGCACCTTGGCGTTCGGGTTGAGGATCGACTCGCGGATGTAGTTCTCGTCGACCGTGACCGACTCGCCCGAGACGAGCGGCTCTTCCGTGCCGTAGATGCCCTTCCAGGTAGGCCCGGCCTTGGTCGAGCCGTCGATCGAGTGGCACGCGGCGCAGCCACGCTCCTTGTAGAGTCGCTCGCCGGCGACCGCGGGCGGTGTCTTGTCGATCCAGTTCGAGGCCTCGACGAGCCAATCCTGGAACGTGCCCGACTCGTGGACGATCACCTTCGCCAGCATCGACGAGTGCTGCTGGCCGCAGTACTCGGTGCAGAACAGGTCGAAGCCGCCCATGTCCTCGCCGCCCGAGCCGTCGTCGGTCGGCGCCATCTTGTTGGCCGTGAACCACACCTTGCTGTACCTGCCCGGCACGACGTCCATCTTCACGCGGAACGCCGGGATGAACACGCTGTGGATCACGTCGTCCGAGGTCATCACGAGCTTCACGGGCTCGTCGATCGGCACGTGCAGGTTCGCGTCGATGTAGCCGTTCGGGTAAACGAACGACCAGTTCCACTTCTTGCCGATAACCTGCACCTCGTAGGCGCTGTCGGGCGGCGTGCGGAGGTTCATGTAACCCCAGTAGCCAGCGCCGAAAATCCACATGACGATGAACAACGGGATGATCGACCAAGTGGCCTCGAGCGCGTTGTTGTGGTGGGCCGTGTGCTCGGCGCTGTGCCCCGGGCGCGCGTAATAGCGCGCCGTGAACACGACCATCATCGCGACAATCAGCACGAAGAAGAACACGCAGATCCAAAGGATCGCGTTGAACAAGAAATCGACATCGCCGGCGTTCTCTGAGGCCGCCTCGCGGAACCAGAACCCAGCTAGGGGGAGGGCCGTCGCGGTCAGGCTGTTGGCGCTGTTGAGCAAGTTTTCGATCATCGCTTAGGTCCGGGCGGTGGCGCCGGGGAGGGAGTCGGTCTAACGGTCATCGCCGGCGGCGGGGGCTTGGGCCTCGGTCTCATCGGTCGGCGTGGCGGCCGCGTCGTGCGGGGCCGGGTGAGCCTGGGCGCGTTTGAGCCAGTAGGGCGTGAGCCCCACGACCAACGCGAACACGGTCATCGCGGCGCCGGCGCTCATGATGCGCTTGGCCACCGGCCCGTACCGGCCCTTCGTCTCGTCGTAGTGGAAGCAGAACAAGATCAGCCGGTCGAGCGGCGAGCCGACGCGGCCGTCGGCCGCCTCGACCAGCGAGAGCCGCACGGTCTGAGGGTCGTACATCACGCCGTAGAGGTAACGCGACACCACGCCGTCGGGCGTGACGACGATCTCGACCGCCGTGTGCGAGTACTCTTTGGTTTCGGGGATGTACTTGTAGCGGAAGCCGACCGCGTCGGCCAAAGCCCTGATGTTCTTCTGACGACCGGTGAGGAATCGCCAGCCGGCGCCCGCGCCGGGGCGGCCGTAGCGATTGAGGTATTTCTGTTCGGTCTGCTTCGCGCGGAGCGTGGTCTCAAGCGGGTCGACGCTCACGCTGACCACGTCGAACTCCTGCCCAGCGGTCCACTCCATCTCGCTGAGCGTGTCGACCAGGGCGTTGAGCTGCACTCCACAGAGCATCGGGCAGTCGGAGTAGTTGAGCGACAGCAGCACCGGCCGCTCGCCGCCGAACACGTCGCGGAGCGAGACGTTCTTGCCGTTCTCGTCGCGGAACATCAGGTCGAGGGGCAATTGGTCGCCCGACTTGTCGTCGACCCCCACGCCCTGCATCTCGTCGGGGAGATCCTCGATCAACTGCGCGCGAACCGGCAACGCAACACACGCCGCAAGGGCGAGCATGGCGAGGGTCGGGATGATTCGCGAGTGGGACATCATGGGGATTCAAAATGGCGGAGGCCGAAGCCTTCGGCGCCAGTCAGGTGGATCGGGCGGCGTTGGTCGCAGCGCCGTTGGTCAATATCTCATTCGACGCTGAGTTGGCTTTGCATCTCTTGGACGACGATCGTCTTGGCCCGATCGATCGGCATGCGGTACGGCTTGCCGTCGGCCTCGGGCGGGGCGTACTTGTTGAGCAGCCCGCGTTGGGTGTCGATCACTCGATCGGCCTCGATGTACTGCGCGCCGACGACCCGTTCCTCTTCGAACGCGTCGGCGGCCTCGTTGAACAGGGCGATCGCCAGCAGGACCACGGCCAGCGTGACGAACACCGACACAAGGCCCCAGACGGCGATCTTCACCGAGTTGATGTCGTCGGCCTCGACGCCGGTCTCCGTGACGCGCGGGTCGCCGATCACGTTCGCGTGGTCGCTCATGCGGGCTTGGATCGTTGGGGGTTGTTGGTTTCTACGTCGCGAGGCCCCTACAGGGACTCTAGCGCCGACTAGTGGTTGTGGTAGGTCAGGGCGATCGGCATGCGCGGGTCTTGCAGCGGCAGCAGGTTCTTGCCCGCCGCGCCCCACAGGGCCGCGGCCTTGAACAGCAGCGCCATGCCGACGACGCAGCCGATCTCCATCCAGGGCGCCGGCAGGCAGGTGGGGTCCACCGACCGGCCGAGCTGGGCCTGCGGCATGATGATGTAGAACTGGTCGACCCAGTGCATCACCAGCATCCAAACGGCCCAGGCGCCGATCCACTTGCGGTTGCGCCGCACGGCGGACGACATCGTTCCGAGGAACGGGATGAACAAGTGCCCGAACAGCAGCAGCAGCGACCAGTTGAGCCACATGCCCTGCTGACGCACGTCGTACCACATCGTCTCTTCGGGGATCGCCGCGTACCAGATCAGCATGTACTGACTGAACGCGATGTAGCCCCAGAAGAAGATGAACGCGAACATCAATTTGCCGAGGTCGTGGTACTGCTCGGTCGTGATCGACTGCGTGAGCACGCCGTTGTCTTGCAGGCGGTTCGACAGGTAGATCGCGAACGCCAGGAACGCGCCGAACGAACCGGAGAAGAAGTAGACGCCGAACATCGTGCTGAACCAGTGCGGCTCGAGCGACATCAGCCAGTCGAACGCGGTGAAGTTGAGCGTCAACGCGAGCAGCAGCATGCAGGGCCCGCTCCAGAGCTGCATCCGCTTGGCGGACTTCAGCGGCTCGGTCGTGTCTTGCTTGAGCGACAACCCCTTGAAGATCCGCACCATCACCAGCCAGATGGCGAAGTACGCCACGGTGCGGATGGTGAACCACATCGGCGAGAGGTAGTCGGCCTTGCCCGAAAGGATCGGGTCGGACTCGACCAACAGGCGGTCGACCCAGGGGTAGAGATCGGTGTGGCCGGTGTTGACCAGGACCAGGATCGGCAAGAAGCCGATGGCGCCCAGCCAGATGGTGCCGGCCGTGAGTTCGGCGAGGCGGCGGATCGGCGTGCCCCAGCGGCCGCCCGTGAGGTGGTGGGCGATCACGAAGAACAGGCCGCCCAGGCCGATCGACGTGCAGTAAACCACCGCCAGCAAGTAGGCGTGCCAGAAACGGGCCCGCATCACTTCGTCGCCGGCCAAGCCGATGAAGGCCATCACGGCGAGGATCACCAAACCGATCCCTAGCGGCAGCACCGCCCGGCCGGCAAGGCCCGCTTCGGCCTTGCGGATTTCGGTGATCGGCTCGTTGACAACGCTGTGAGCGGACATAAGCGTGGGTCGTTAGTTGCTAGGCGCTGGTTGCTTGGCGCTAGTTAGTAATTGAAAACTTCGCTGCGGCTGCGGGGTGACTAGCGACGAGCGGCTAGCGACCGGCAACCCCTCAATCAATTCACGTTGCTAAGGGCTTCGAGCTCTTCGGGCGGCAGGTCGTCGGCCGAGGCCTCCCAGGCCCGTTGCAAAGCCCGCACGTAGAGCACGATCGCCCAACGGTCCTCGACCGTGATGTGCTCCTTGTAGCCCGGCATCTTGCGGATGCCGTTGCCGATTGTGTGGAAAATCTTGCCGTCCGGCTGCTCGATCACCGGCTGGGTGTGCAGATCGGTCGGCGGGAGCCAGGTGCCCTGTTTGAGCGACATCGCCCGCTGCGACACGAGCCCGTCGCCGCTGCCGGCCAGGCCGTGGCAAGCGGCGCAGTGGATCTCGAAACGCTGCTGGCCACGATCGATGAACGAATTCAGGTCGAACTTACCGCCGATGTGCTTTTTGATCTGGGCGAACGGGATCTCGTTGGTCCAATCGGGCTCGGGCGGTTCGGGCGGCAGGCCCGCTCCCGGGGCGGCGTTGGCGGCGTCTTGGTCGGCGTCCGTGTCCTGGTCCGCCTCAGCAGGATCGGCCTCTGCTGGCTCGGAGCCGGAGTCGCCCGCCGGGGCGTCGGCCTCGGGCTGCGCGAAGCTGGCCAGCTGGGCCCTCACCCGGCCGGGGCTGTTGGCGGTGTAATTCTCCATCGACTCAACGCCGTAGAAGTACTGCAAGTCGCTCTTGAGGGCGCCGCGGGCCACGGTGCCGGGAACGGCGACACGCATCGCGCGGCCGTCGGCGAACAGCGATCGCGAGGCCGGCTGCTGCGGCTTGTACTTGGCCTGCGCCTCCATGTCGTGGAAGAACGACACGCGGGGCAGGGTGGTCGTGCTGCTCGAGGTGGCCCACAGCCACAGCGGCGGGATCAACGCCAGCGACATCGCCACGGCGCCCACCATGAAGATCGGCGCCGGCACGCCGTGGCCGGTCGCCTCTTCCTCGATCGCCTCGACGCCCACGGCGCCGATCGACTTGAGGTAGGCCTCGGTCTCGGCCTGGGCGTACTTCGGGTCCTCGGCCTCGACCATCAAGAAGAAGCCGTCGGTCGTGGCGTCGCGGAACCGCTCGCTGCGGAACAGCGGGTTGGAGAGCTTCGGCAGGCCGTTGATGATCAGCATGCCGAAGAACGCGGCGAACGCGCTCGACAGGATGATCAGCTCGAACGTGACCGGCATGAAGGCCGGGATGCTGAACGACGGCTTGCCGCTGATCGTGTAGTCGTAACCGCTGAGCCACCACGGGCCCTCGATGCCGTTCGTGTAGAGCTGCATGCAGAGGCCGATCGTGCCGCCCGTCATGCCGATCACCAGCACGATCCACGGCAGGATCGACTTCTTGGCCTTGAGCGCCTCGTCGATGCCGATGATGGCGAACGGGGCGAACGCCTCGACCTTGCGGTAGCCGGCGTCGGTGGCCTGCTCCGCCGCCTTGATGAGCGCCGCCGCGCTGCCGTACTCGGCCAACAGGCCGAGGGTGCGCGGTTCGGGCGACGGGTCGTGGTGATTCGTTGTGCTCATTGCGTAGCTACTAGTCGTAAGCTGTAAGCGGTTGGCAGTTTGGTTATCAAGCTGCGAGTGTCGTATAGCACGCGGCCCCAGGGGCCAACCGTTAGTGGCCGAAGTCTTCTTTGCCGTCGACGTGGGCCATCACCTGCTTGACCTCGGCCATCGCCACGATCGGCAGGAAGCGGCAGAACAAGAGGAACAGCGTGAAGAACAGCCCGAAGCTGCCGATGAACATGCCGATGTCGATCCAGGTCGGGGTGAACTTGCCCCAGCTGCCTGGCAGGAAGTCGCGGTCGAGCGACAGGATGATCACGAACCGCTCGAACCACATGCCGATGTTCACGAAGATCGAGATGATGAAAATGATGATCGGCGACCGGCGGATGAAACCGAACCAGAACAACTGCGGCGAGATCACGTTGCAGGTGACCATCGTCCAGTAGGCCCACCAGTTCGGACCGAACGCGCGGTTCATGAAGCAGAACTGCTCGTAGGGGTTGCCGCCGTACCAGGCGACGAAGAACTCGGTGAGGTAGGCGAAGCCGACCATCGAGCCGGTGGCGATGATGATCTTGCACATGCAATCGATGTGACGCATCGTCACGATGTCCTTGAGCCCGAACCACTCGCGGGCCGGGATCATCAGCGTCAGCACCATGCCGAACCCGCTGAACACGGCGCCCGCCACGAAGTAAGGCGGGAAGATCGTGGTGTGCCAACCGGGCAGCTGGCTCACGGCGAAGTCGAACGACACGATCGTGTGGACCGACAGCACGAGCGGCGTGGCCAGGGCGGCCAGCAAGGCGTAGGCCTTCTCGTAAACGCGCCACTGGGTCGCCGAGCCGACCCAGCCGAGCGACAGCAGCCCGTAGGCGAAACGACGGATCGGGTGGATCGCGCGGTCGCGGAGCGTCGCCAGGTCGGGGATCATGCCCATGTACCAGAACAGCAGCGACACCGTGGCGTAGGTGCCGACGGCGAACACGTCCCACAGCAGCGGGCTGCGGAACTGGCTCCACATGTAGAGCCGCGTGTCCGGGTAGGGGAACAGCCAGTAGGCGAACCAGACGCGGCCGACGTGGATGCCGGGGAACGTGCCCGCGCACACCACCGCGAAGATGGTCATCGCCTCGGCGAAGCGGTTGATGCTGGTGCGCCAGTGCTGGCGGAACAGGAACAAGATCGCGGAGATCAGCGTGCCGGCGTGGCCGATGCCGACCCAGAACACGAAGTTGACGATCGGCCAGCCCCAGAAGACGGGGTTGTTGTTGCCCCACACGCCGACGCCCGTGATGATCAGGTATCCGATCAGCGCGCCGAACATGCCGGCCACGTTGGCCGCGATGAAGAAGGCGATGAACCACGCGATCGGCGGACGGGGGTTCTCGGCGATCCGACAGATCTTGTCGGTGACCGAGCGGTAGTCGTTGTCGCCCTCGATCCACGGCGGGTCGACCCACGCTTCGGGAACGGCGCCTACGGTGTTCGGGGCTAGGTCGGCGGAGGCCATACTGGCAATGCTTCGTGTGTTTGGTTTGCTAGGCCGGCCATTGGATCAAACAACCAATGACCAATCTCAATGACCAACAACAACGGATGCCCCGCCCCTATTGGTCACGGGGGCATGGCCGTTGGTCATTCTCGAAAATCAGGTGTGGGCGGCTTCTTCCATCGCCTCTTCGTGCTCTTCGTTGTGCGCGTCGTGACCGCCGTGGCTGTGGTCTTCGTGCTGCTCGGGGCGGGCCAGCCGCGGGTGCGGGTTGCGGATCTTCGCCAGGAAGTTGGTCCGTGGCTTGGTCATCAGCTCCGTGAGGATGCCGTACGCACGGGGGTTGGCGTGGGCCTTGGCCACCCGGCTCTCGGGGTCGTTCAGGTCGCCGAAGTCGATCGCCCGCGTGGCGCACGCCTGCTGGCAGGCGGCCTGGATCTCGCCGTCGCGGATCGGCCGGGCCTCGTTCTTCGCCGCGATCCTCGCGGCCGAGATCCGCTGCGTGCAGTAAGTGCACTTCTCCATCACGCCGCGGCTGCGGACCGTCACCTCGGGGTTGATCACGAGCTTCATCAGCTCGTTGTTGGCCTCGTACAGCTCCTTGGTGTAACGGAAGTAGTTGAACTTCCGCACCTTGTAGGGGCAGTTGTTGCCGCAGTACCGCGTGCCGATGCAGCGGTTGTAGGCCATGTCATTGAGGCCCTCGTCGCTGTGCGTGGTGGCCGCCACGGGGCAGACCTGCTCGCACGGCGCCGTCTCGCACTGCTGGCAGGCCACGGGCTGGTGCGCGACCTCCGGATTGACGAAGTTCGCCGGGTCGGTCGCGTCCTCTGTGTTGGCCACGCCCTTGAAGTAGCGGTCGATGCGGATCCAGTGCATCTCGCGGCCGCGCGAGACTTGGTCCTTGCCGACGACCGGGATGTTGTTCTCCGCCTGACAAGCGACCACACACGCGTTGCAGCCGATGCACTTGTTCAGGTCGATCGCCATGCCCCAGGCGTGGCCGTCGTAGCTGGGGAGCTGCCACAGCGGCTCGGTCGGCTCGGCGTGCTCGCCGTGGCCGATCACCACGTCGTGCGACATGCGCGGGGCGAAGTCGTTGTGCTCCTCGTAGTACTCTTGCGACGCCCCGCGAACCAGCACGCCGGTGCGATCGCCGATCGCCTCCATGCCCATCTGGTCGATCGTGTGGTGATCTTGCGTGGTGGCGAGCAGATAAGGCTTGCCGGTCGGCTGCGTGGCGACACCCGTCGTGAACCAACCACCGGCGCCCGAGCGGA
This genomic window contains:
- a CDS encoding quinol:cytochrome C oxidoreductase; this translates as MSAHSVVNEPITEIRKAEAGLAGRAVLPLGIGLVILAVMAFIGLAGDEVMRARFWHAYLLAVVYCTSIGLGGLFFVIAHHLTGGRWGTPIRRLAELTAGTIWLGAIGFLPILVLVNTGHTDLYPWVDRLLVESDPILSGKADYLSPMWFTIRTVAYFAIWLVMVRIFKGLSLKQDTTEPLKSAKRMQLWSGPCMLLLALTLNFTAFDWLMSLEPHWFSTMFGVYFFSGSFGAFLAFAIYLSNRLQDNGVLTQSITTEQYHDLGKLMFAFIFFWGYIAFSQYMLIWYAAIPEETMWYDVRQQGMWLNWSLLLLFGHLFIPFLGTMSSAVRRNRKWIGAWAVWMLVMHWVDQFYIIMPQAQLGRSVDPTCLPAPWMEIGCVVGMALLFKAAALWGAAGKNLLPLQDPRMPIALTYHNH
- the nrfD gene encoding NrfD/PsrC family molybdoenzyme membrane anchor subunit translates to MASADLAPNTVGAVPEAWVDPPWIEGDNDYRSVTDKICRIAENPRPPIAWFIAFFIAANVAGMFGALIGYLIITGVGVWGNNNPVFWGWPIVNFVFWVGIGHAGTLISAILFLFRQHWRTSINRFAEAMTIFAVVCAGTFPGIHVGRVWFAYWLFPYPDTRLYMWSQFRSPLLWDVFAVGTYATVSLLFWYMGMIPDLATLRDRAIHPIRRFAYGLLSLGWVGSATQWRVYEKAYALLAALATPLVLSVHTIVSFDFAVSQLPGWHTTIFPPYFVAGAVFSGFGMVLTLMIPAREWFGLKDIVTMRHIDCMCKIIIATGSMVGFAYLTEFFVAWYGGNPYEQFCFMNRAFGPNWWAYWTMVTCNVISPQLFWFGFIRRSPIIIFIISIFVNIGMWFERFVIILSLDRDFLPGSWGKFTPTWIDIGMFIGSFGLFFTLFLLFCRFLPIVAMAEVKQVMAHVDGKEDFGH
- a CDS encoding cytochrome C oxidase subunit IV family protein, with translation MSAAHHHHITSPAMLVATFVALVALTILTCAMAMVDLGSWDMPVTLGIATVKALLVALIFMHLLHDKLFNSLLLLSAVLFMALFIGMALLDSNEYQPQIRELIYDKQAEAPPL
- a CDS encoding cytochrome c oxidase subunit I; translated protein: MISQSREHTLLETIHNDPSRRVPVPQGPSYLTTPGAESIWDVVKSWAFTLDHKRIGVMYLVGIMTAFLLGGIMAGFVRMELWDGQPNLLGFLANDGEDPVTRAQDGYNQAFTLHGAIMTFLFIIPSIPGALGNIFLPMMLGAKDVAFPRMNLCSFYLWCFGALFFVGALFTTGLDTGWTFYTPYSTSTNTAVIAATMGVFILGFSSIFTGLNFVVTVNTMRPKGMTWFKMPLFLWGIYSTAIIQILATPVLAITLLLLIAERTLGIGVFDPSRGGDPVLYQHFFWFYSHPAVYIMILPGMAIISEVIPVFCRKHIFGYMFIAYSSVAIALLGFLVWGHHMFTSTESPMAAVIFSALTFSVSIPSAIKVFNWTATMYKGSIVLKTPMLYALSFLFLFTIGGLTGLFLGALSVDVHLHDTYFVVAHFHYVMMGGTLIAFLAGLHYWWPKMFGKMYNEFFASIACLLVFVGFNLTFFPQFILGTQGMPRRYAGYEPEFQSLHQMSTTGFVVLGCGLFLCLGVLIHSLLAGKKAPANPWGSGTLEWKACSPPTHHNFETTPWVGDPYVYDDFVYDPEIEGYVEVLPDLARGEVPAGAESEPSEA
- a CDS encoding SCO family protein; the protein is MSHSRIIPTLAMLALAACVALPVRAQLIEDLPDEMQGVGVDDKSGDQLPLDLMFRDENGKNVSLRDVFGGERPVLLSLNYSDCPMLCGVQLNALVDTLSEMEWTAGQEFDVVSVSVDPLETTLRAKQTEQKYLNRYGRPGAGAGWRFLTGRQKNIRALADAVGFRYKYIPETKEYSHTAVEIVVTPDGVVSRYLYGVMYDPQTVRLSLVEAADGRVGSPLDRLILFCFHYDETKGRYGPVAKRIMSAGAAMTVFALVVGLTPYWLKRAQAHPAPHDAAATPTDETEAQAPAAGDDR
- a CDS encoding cytochrome c oxidase subunit 3, translated to MSTATLEPAHDAHDEHEHHPSQAHHFEDMEQQFQAGKLGMWLFLAQEVLFFAGLFAAYTVYRYNHPEVFVDAHHHLNTTLGAVNTIVLLASSLAIAWGVRAVMRGDQKTLIATHVFTLGCAALFMGVKTVEYTHKWDEGIYWAGDYSHVEGAHGGHYFHDLLPTLTFTSFGFGALIAVVGYLWIHSKPVRGWLLTSIGVSLFSMGAGIVLAKAMTPLATEAPTHGGGHAAAHSQEGLAEQGHAAEVLDNVGHSTGSPGEIDPLGDAQAAAQGETAEHGDSSGAGALEGPVSDVATGVVSPAAPALMQGVTAGNFFSIYFVMTGVHALHIIAGMIAITWIVCRSAAGEFGPSYYGPVEYVGLYWHIVDLVWIYLFPLLYLIH
- the coxB gene encoding cytochrome c oxidase subunit II, with amino-acid sequence MIENLLNSANSLTATALPLAGFWFREAASENAGDVDFLFNAILWICVFFFVLIVAMMVVFTARYYARPGHSAEHTAHHNNALEATWSIIPLFIVMWIFGAGYWGYMNLRTPPDSAYEVQVIGKKWNWSFVYPNGYIDANLHVPIDEPVKLVMTSDDVIHSVFIPAFRVKMDVVPGRYSKVWFTANKMAPTDDGSGGEDMGGFDLFCTEYCGQQHSSMLAKVIVHESGTFQDWLVEASNWIDKTPPAVAGERLYKERGCAACHSIDGSTKAGPTWKGIYGTEEPLVSGESVTVDENYIRESILNPNAKVRAGFKPVMPSYQGQLKEREIDAIIWYIKSLSGEQAPDAWPDLPAEGEEGGEGEAPTDGEAAATDV
- a CDS encoding quinol:electron acceptor oxidoreductase subunit ActD, whose protein sequence is MSTTNHHDPSPEPRTLGLLAEYGSAAALIKAAEQATDAGYRKVEAFAPFAIIGIDEALKAKKSILPWIVLVIGMTGGTIGLCMQLYTNGIEGPWWLSGYDYTISGKPSFSIPAFMPVTFELIILSSAFAAFFGMLIINGLPKLSNPLFRSERFRDATTDGFFLMVEAEDPKYAQAETEAYLKSIGAVGVEAIEEEATGHGVPAPIFMVGAVAMSLALIPPLWLWATSSSTTTLPRVSFFHDMEAQAKYKPQQPASRSLFADGRAMRVAVPGTVARGALKSDLQYFYGVESMENYTANSPGRVRAQLASFAQPEADAPAGDSGSEPAEADPAEADQDTDADQDAANAAPGAGLPPEPPEPDWTNEIPFAQIKKHIGGKFDLNSFIDRGQQRFEIHCAACHGLAGSGDGLVSQRAMSLKQGTWLPPTDLHTQPVIEQPDGKIFHTIGNGIRKMPGYKEHITVEDRWAIVLYVRALQRAWEASADDLPPEELEALSNVN